One region of Astyanax mexicanus isolate ESR-SI-001 chromosome 15, AstMex3_surface, whole genome shotgun sequence genomic DNA includes:
- the ghdc gene encoding GH3 domain-containing protein, whose translation MSLRRGLLWALLLCFTAVLSAAGAAVSPDFVPAALVVMSLSGGVLLWRNVSLQLKARSRTVWSLLNQYLAVRFVTWLGKRQREKLEKDTLDIRRVQEETLLKRLSKNADTLYGRQFEFSSIKDSEEFRRCHPVTVYDHYRELVQQVSSGAENVLITGRPLILAMTSGTSGSSNMLLSTKDTSTDFFLQGVCVGVDAMRKAFPGSLSLQRTLKLFYSPTVRHSEGGIPIGPNSSTPTSSKHMLHLYTTPAPAFQVLNERDALYLHLLFALKDPHVGTIESNFCSSVFYAFRALEERWEELVDDVEVGGISRTLELDGQVRLALEKLLRPDPGRASELRAQFSEGFQGIALRVWPHLHLVLAVDSGSNHIYGDLLRQHYCKDLPFYSLFYAATEGLIGVNLWPLEEKRQYLLCPRSMFCEFLPEEDLDSEQFQTLLMHQVEEGKNYELVITNATGLYRYRIGDIVKVAGFHNQCPVVEFLYRRGQMLNVRGEKVSEAMFLGALKNAVSQWPGAKLVDYCCAESGILGDSSGGAQPHYQVFLELKGVRNLTEEQRYKLDCCLQTDSAVYRSFRIKGSIGPMRVQLVSQGAFEELKGHMVSFSNTSNTFKMHRVIRKKEYADFLLGKTVS comes from the exons ATGTCACTGAGGAGGGGTCTGCTGTGGGCGCTGCTGCTCTGTTTCACTGCTGTTCTGAGCGCAGCTGGAGCCGCTG TATCACCTGATTTTGTGCCCGCCGCTCTGGTTGTCATGTCCCTGAGTGGAGGGGTTCTCCTGTGGAGAAACGTAAGCCTGCAGCTGAAGGCCAGGAGCCGGACGGTATGGAGTCTCTTGAATCAGTACCTGGCTGTCAGGTTTGTGACCTGGTTGggtaaaagacagagagagaaactggAGAAAGACACACTGGATATCCGGCGAGTGCAGGAGGAAACGCTGCTCAAACGACTGAGCAAAAACGCAGACACGCTGTACGGGAGGCAGTTCGAATTCAGCTCCATTAAAG ACTCTGAAGAATTCCGCCGGTGTCATCCAGTCACGGTGTACGATCACTATCGGGAGCTGGTGCAACAGGTTTCTTCAGGAGCGGAGAACGTGCTGATTACAGGCAGGCCACTTATCCTGGCTATGACATCTGGAACATCTGGAAGCAGCAACATGCTCTTGAGCACCAAAGACACCAGCACTGACTTCTTCCTACAG ggtgtgtgtgtaggtgtggatGCCATGAGGAAAGCTTTCCCAGGTTCCCTGAGCCTCCAGAGGACCCTAAAGCTGTTCTACTCTCCCACTGTACGCCACTCTGAGGGAGGGATACCTATCGGACCCAACTCCTCCACCCCCACCTCGTCTAAACACATGCTCCACCTCTACACCACTCCAGCTCCAGCGTTCCAG GTACTGAATGAGAGGGACGCTTTATATCTCCATCTGCTGTTCGCCCTGAAAGACCCCCATGTTGGTACTATAGAATCCAACTTCTGCTCATCTGTGTTCTATGCCTTCAGAGCGCTGGAG GAGCGGTGGGAGGAGCTGGTTGATGATGTAGAGGTCGGTGGGATCAGTAGGACATTGGAACTGGATGGTCAAGTGAGGCTGGCTCTGGAGAAACTGCTGAGACCTGACCCAGGCAGGGCTTCAGAACTCCGGGCTCAGTTCAGTGAAGGCTTCCAGGGCATTGCTCTTAGGGTTTGGCCTCATTTACACCTGGTGCTGGCAGTGGACTCTGGATCCAACCACATTTATGGAGATTTACTGAGACAGCACTACTGCAAAGACCTGCCTTTCTACTCTCTGTTCTATGCTGCTACTGAAG gttTAATAGGTGTGAACCTGTGGCCTCTAGAAGAGAAAAGGCAGTATCTGCTCTGTCCTCGCTCCATGTTCTGCGAGTTCCTGCCCGAGGAGGATTTAGACTCTGAGCAGTTTCAGACTCTCCTTATGCACCAAGTAGAAGAAGGAAAAAACTATGAGCTGGTCATCACCAATGCAACTGGACTGTACAG ATATCGCATTGGAGACATTGTGAAAGTAGCCGGGTTCCACAACCAGTGTCCAGTGGTGGAGTTTCTCTATAG gCGTGGTCAGATGTTGAACGTGCGAGGTGAGAAAGTGTCGGAGGCTATGTTTTTGGGGGCTCTGAAGAATGCTGTATCTCAGTGGCCCGGTGCAAAACTGGTGGACTACTGCTGCGCTGAGAGTGGCATCCTGG GAGACTCATCAGGAGGAGCTCAGCCTCATTACCAGGTGTTTCTGGAACTGAAGGGGGTCAGAAACCTCACTGAAGAGCAGAGATATAAG TTGGACTGCTGTCTTCAGACGGACTCGGCCGTCTACAGGTCCTTCAGGATCAAGGGGAGCATTGGGCCAATGAGAGTGCAGCTGGTCAGCCAGGGGGCATTCGAAGAACTGAAAGGTCACATGGTCTCCTTCTCCAACACCTCCAATACGTTTAAAATGCATCGCGTCATTCGCAAGAAGGAGTATGCAGACTTCCTGCTGGGGAAAACGGTTTCTTGA